One genomic segment of uncultured Desulfobacter sp. includes these proteins:
- a CDS encoding HD-GYP domain-containing protein codes for MFKNTIVLLNQTLTDFRVVMLNVYDTSKHDIFHYVSEPDFPAVNKGNKLLEHVFSPVDDKEYNFIEFKDDLYLQIFSPLYHNQTLLGFMDLMVEVNPNILNRLKNIRTMALIITISTILTMTLVLYPLTYNFYQKLQGISRELRESHLHTILALGNAIAKRDSDTDEHNYRVTYYSLCLAEHVKMSPGAIRTLVKGAFLHDVGKIGIRDNILLKQDKLTDEEFKEMQTHVELGEQIVKDIRWLADAREVILFHHERYDGCGYPFGTAGEQIPLTARIFAVVDVFDALTSQRPYKQAFSYEDAIKILFKEAQRFDPKILNAFLKISEKLYNETAPAGKMELIKRLEVKLLHYFEN; via the coding sequence TTGTTTAAGAATACAATTGTTCTATTGAACCAAACGCTTACCGACTTTCGTGTTGTGATGCTGAACGTTTACGACACAAGCAAGCATGACATCTTTCACTATGTCAGCGAGCCGGATTTCCCGGCTGTAAACAAGGGAAACAAACTTTTGGAACATGTGTTTTCCCCGGTCGATGATAAGGAATATAATTTCATTGAGTTTAAGGATGATCTTTATCTCCAGATTTTCAGCCCGCTCTACCATAACCAGACACTGCTGGGGTTTATGGACCTCATGGTCGAGGTTAATCCGAACATATTGAACCGATTAAAAAACATACGAACCATGGCACTGATAATTACCATCAGTACGATTTTGACCATGACTCTGGTTCTCTATCCGCTGACCTACAATTTCTACCAAAAGCTTCAGGGAATCAGTCGTGAATTGCGTGAGAGCCACCTTCACACCATTCTTGCCCTTGGCAACGCGATTGCTAAACGGGACAGCGATACCGATGAACATAACTACCGGGTCACCTACTATAGTCTCTGCTTGGCCGAACATGTCAAAATGTCCCCTGGCGCCATCCGGACCCTCGTTAAAGGAGCGTTTCTTCATGATGTAGGCAAAATCGGGATCCGCGATAATATTCTACTCAAGCAAGATAAACTCACGGATGAAGAGTTCAAAGAGATGCAGACTCACGTGGAACTGGGGGAGCAGATCGTCAAAGATATTCGTTGGCTGGCAGACGCCAGGGAGGTCATCCTGTTTCACCATGAAAGATATGACGGCTGTGGATACCCGTTTGGTACGGCCGGGGAACAGATACCACTGACAGCTCGAATTTTTGCAGTGGTCGATGTATTTGATGCCCTCACCTCCCAGCGCCCATATAAGCAAGCGTTTTCTTATGAGGATGCCATTAAAATTTTATTCAAGGAGGCACAACGATTTGATCCCAAAATACTGAATGCTTTCTTAAAAATTTCTGAAAAACTTTACAATGAGACGGCTCCTGCTGGTAAAATGGAATTGATAAAACGCTTGGAGGTCAAACTTCTCCATTATTTTGAGAACTAA
- a CDS encoding DUF503 domain-containing protein: protein MVVGIGQIKFRLYDVHSLKAKRSIVKPIISRLQNRFNISVAETGLNDSHDWAQIGFALVGNDARSINSKLDKVFNAADRLGLAVIVDTHMEIINI, encoded by the coding sequence ATGGTTGTTGGAATCGGACAGATCAAATTCAGACTTTATGATGTTCACTCTCTTAAAGCCAAGCGCTCTATTGTTAAACCCATTATCTCAAGGCTGCAGAACCGTTTTAATATCAGTGTGGCGGAAACAGGCCTTAATGACAGCCACGACTGGGCCCAGATAGGATTTGCCCTGGTGGGCAACGATGCAAGGAGCATCAACTCAAAGCTGGATAAAGTGTTTAATGCAGCTGACCGGCTTGGACTTGCCGTTATTGTCGACACGCATATGGAAATTATTAATATTTAG
- the pap gene encoding polyphosphate:AMP phosphotransferase — translation MFESAELGHKIPKSEYKKEVPILREDLLNVQLELNESSSFQVIILIGGLDGAGRGAIVNLLNEWMDPRFIQTHGMGDPTDEELDRPMMWRFWRALPPKGKIGVFLGSWYTWPMLNRVYGKTNDADLEQSMGRATKLEKMLVNEGALVIKFWFHLSKKEQKKRLQALEKDPLTRWKVTKRDWKHFKSYDKFRKVHEKVIRQTSTAEAPWLIIEGSDACYRNLTVGKLILNAIRERLSMDAQPSPAIPAPPLMPSIDNVNVLKTLDMTQSLTKEEYRKKLKKYQSKLNLLIRDPKFKYTSVIAVFEGNDAAGKGGAIRRITGALDARGYQVIPIASPTEEEREQPYLWRFWRHLPRKGRVTIFDRSWYGRVLVERVEQFCSEADWMRAYSEINEFELQITRHRMVVVKFWLAITKKEQLERFHTREQTGFKRFKITEEDWRNRKKWKQYELAVTDMVDRTSTHYAPWTLIEANNKYFARIKVLKTLCTAIEAKLKDLYEEGVDYLEKPKKRK, via the coding sequence ATGTTTGAATCTGCCGAGTTGGGACATAAGATACCTAAATCCGAATACAAAAAAGAAGTACCTATCCTGCGTGAGGATCTTCTCAATGTGCAGTTGGAATTGAACGAATCTTCCTCTTTTCAAGTGATTATACTGATCGGCGGATTAGACGGTGCAGGGCGCGGGGCCATAGTAAACCTGTTGAACGAATGGATGGATCCCCGCTTTATTCAAACTCACGGCATGGGTGACCCCACGGACGAGGAGCTGGATCGGCCGATGATGTGGCGATTCTGGAGAGCCTTGCCACCCAAAGGTAAAATTGGTGTTTTCCTGGGGTCGTGGTACACGTGGCCGATGCTGAACAGAGTCTATGGCAAAACAAATGATGCGGATCTGGAACAGAGCATGGGCCGGGCAACAAAATTAGAAAAAATGTTGGTAAATGAGGGTGCCCTGGTCATTAAATTCTGGTTTCATCTTTCCAAAAAAGAACAGAAAAAACGACTGCAAGCGCTTGAAAAAGACCCATTGACCCGTTGGAAGGTCACCAAGCGTGACTGGAAGCATTTCAAAAGCTACGACAAGTTTCGTAAAGTTCACGAAAAAGTTATTCGTCAGACCTCAACCGCTGAAGCGCCCTGGCTGATCATTGAAGGATCGGATGCCTGCTACCGGAACTTAACCGTCGGCAAGCTGATCCTTAATGCGATTCGGGAACGATTGAGTATGGATGCCCAGCCTTCTCCGGCAATCCCCGCGCCGCCTCTTATGCCGTCAATTGATAATGTCAACGTGCTGAAGACATTAGATATGACGCAATCCTTAACGAAGGAAGAGTACCGGAAAAAGTTGAAAAAATACCAAAGCAAACTAAACCTGCTGATCAGGGATCCAAAGTTTAAATACACTTCCGTCATAGCTGTATTCGAGGGTAATGACGCCGCAGGCAAGGGAGGTGCCATACGTCGTATTACAGGGGCGCTTGATGCACGCGGGTATCAGGTTATCCCCATTGCCTCACCGACAGAGGAGGAAAGGGAGCAACCGTATCTCTGGAGATTCTGGCGGCATCTGCCTCGTAAAGGCCGCGTAACTATATTTGACCGATCCTGGTATGGTCGGGTACTGGTGGAGCGAGTGGAGCAATTCTGTTCGGAGGCCGACTGGATGAGGGCCTACAGTGAAATCAACGAATTTGAGTTACAGATCACCCGCCATCGCATGGTGGTGGTCAAGTTCTGGTTGGCTATCACTAAAAAAGAGCAGTTGGAAAGATTTCACACCAGAGAGCAAACCGGCTTCAAGCGGTTCAAAATCACGGAAGAAGACTGGCGTAATCGAAAAAAATGGAAACAGTACGAACTGGCGGTGACGGATATGGTGGATAGGACCAGCACACATTATGCCCCATGGACCCTGATAGAGGCGAATAATAAATATTTTGCCCGTATCAAAGTACTCAAGACATTGTGTACGGCAATTGAGGCCAAGCTCAAAGATCTCTACGAGGAGGGCGTCGATTATTTGGAAAAACCCAAAAAAAGAAAGTAA
- a CDS encoding amphi-Trp domain-containing protein gives MGKETRLFKNQEKKTRTDVSTFLHQLADKISEGTIILSKGSEELSLQIPQNLILEIQVEDEQKKKKGVQHSLEVEIKWFDNDDDPTELKLK, from the coding sequence ATGGGAAAAGAAACTCGTTTGTTTAAAAACCAGGAGAAAAAAACCAGAACGGACGTCAGTACTTTTTTACACCAACTTGCCGACAAAATTTCAGAAGGAACCATTATATTAAGTAAAGGTTCCGAAGAACTATCCCTTCAAATACCCCAAAACTTGATTCTGGAAATACAGGTGGAGGATGAACAAAAAAAAAAGAAGGGTGTCCAACACAGTCTTGAAGTTGAAATTAAATGGTTTGACAATGATGATGACCCTACAGAACTGAAACTAAAGTGA